The following nucleotide sequence is from Kiritimatiella glycovorans.
TGGGATGCCCGGGGTTTTCAGAAAGGCTGGCTCAGCGATAACGGGGGCACCCCCGCCGTAGTGCTGAAGGGATCGGAATAGGAATCCAAAACATGAGGAATTATTGTGGATAAGAATGGATCGGGGATAGAGCGGGCGAAATCCGTCTGTGGGGTGCAGACGTTGAAGACTTTTCGAAGGGCAGTCTGCGCAGGGGTCTGCCTGCTGGCGGGCGTGGCCCAGGGCCAGGTTGTCTGGGACGGCGACTCCGGCGGAGCCTGGACCGTCGGCGGAAACTGGGTTGGCGGCATCGCGCCGGAGGCCGACGATTCCCTTCAGTTTTCCGGGGCCAACGTTACCAATCACAACGACTTCGTTGCTGGAACGGCCTTCGCGGGCATCGATTTTGCCGCTGGGGCGGGGGCCTTCACCCTTAGGGGAAATTCGATTGCGCTGGGTGGAAACATCGTGAACAACAGCACGACCCCACAGACCATTGATCTTGATATGGCGCTGGGCGCGACCCGAACGGTCACCACCACCGCGGGCGACATCATCATCAGCGGCAACCTCAGCGGGGAGGGCGGGCTGAGCAAGGGAAATTCAGGCGGCACGCTGACCCTTGCCGGCACCAATTCATTTACCGGAAGGCTGTGGGTACAGCGCGACGTGGTTTCGATCCATGAGCTCGACGGCAACGGAACGGATGATATCTGGATGGGGACGGGCTATCGAAGCGCCACGCTGCAATACACCGGCAGCGGGGAGAGGACGACCCGTGGTATCCGTTTTTCGAGCGGCGCAGGCCAGACCCATCGCATCGACCAGAACGGCTCAGGCACACTCGAATTTTCCGGCACTCTTTCCCAGGCTTGGGATTCGGCCGGCTACACCTTCGCGCTGGGCGGGTCGGGAAGCGGGGTCTATTCCGGTATCATCGACGACGGAACGGACCCTGCCGGCCAAATCACGGTGCTCAAGGACGGCCGCGGCGTCTGGACGCTGATGGGGACCAACCGCTATCTCGGCGGCACCATGGTCAATGACGGGACCTTGCGGATCGATGGCGACAACCGTGCCGCCACGGGTACGGTGACGGTGGCCCGTGCGGCCACGCTGGCAGGCCTCGGCCTGATCGGCGGGGACGTGGTGCTCGAAGGAACCCTCCGACCGGGCGGTGCGCTGCCCGGAACCCTGTCCATTTCCGGCGGGTTGACGAGCGATAGCCGTTCCGAGGTGGTCTTCCGCATCGACGACCCGACCTGCTTCGATCGGCTGGCGGCATCGGGCGGAGTGGAACTCAACGGGCAAGTCACCGTATCGCTCGATCCGGGCTACAGTCCCGCCGCCGGCGACACGTTTGATCTCGTTTCCGGCGCGATCAGCGGGACGCCGGTTCTGGAGCTGCCCGCACTGACGGAACCCGGGCTGGCATGGGATACCTCCCGTTTTGCCTCCCATGGCGAAGTGTCCATCATCCGTGATGCGGGACCGGACGTGCGCTATGCCTTCTGGCTCGGCCAGGATCCTTCGCTCAGCGGCCCGGACACGCTGGCTTCCGCCGACCCCCATGGAACCGGTCACAGCAATCTGGCCCGCTATTTCTTTGGGGGCGCTCCCTCCGCCGATGGCCTCCCGGTGCCTCCCCGGATTGCAGTGGAAGGCGATGAGGCGGTCGTGCGCTTTGTGGGATTGCGATCAGGGTCCGACGCTGCCGAGTATAAGGTTTTGAGTTCAACCAACCTTGTCATGGACGCGCTGGAAGTGGATGCGGAGCTCTCCGCAGCAATCGAGGACGATCCCGACCAGAGCGGGGTTCTCCGTCCCGGCGACTATGTCCGCCGACGGTTTTCCATCCCCGTGACTCAACCCGGGTTCTTCCGCATCCGGGCGGTGGACAACCTGACCGACTTCGCCGCGCCCGGGCAGGATCTTCAGCTCGATACCGGCACCTGGACGGTTGATTTCCCGATCCCCTACAGCAGCAGCGGAGGTTCGCTGACGGTCACCGGCAGCGGAACCCTCATCCTCTCGGCCGACAACACCCATACCGGGAGCACAACAGTCAATGGCGGGACCCTGCTGGTGGATGGAGATTCCAGCGGTGCCACCGGTGACGTGCACGTCGCGTCGGGTGCCGTGCTGGGCGGGAGCGGAACTCTCGGAGGGGCGGTTTATCTCGCCGAAGGTGCCCGCTTCCGGGCCGACGCCACGCTCTCGGCCGACGCCTTCAGTTTCGGCGGCTTTACGGTGCGCGATATCGACGGCCTCGATCCCGATCCGGCACCCGGCACCTATCCGTTGATCACCGGGAATATCGATACGCAGAACATCCAGACCGTCGGCCGCGAAAACTCGGTGCGCATCGGCGACCGCAGGCTCTGGTTCGAGCTGGCGCCCGACGCGCTGCTATACCACGTCGAGATGGATATCGACGTAACTGCCTACGGCGCTGTTCCCGACGACGGGCAAGACGACGCGGCCGCGTTTGAAGCGTCCCTGAACGATATCATCTCCCGGGGCGGCGGCACCCTGCGTGTCCCGCCGGGCAATTACGATTTTGCATCGAGGAGGGTAATTGACCTTGGGGGCGCGGCGATCGAGATCCGGGGTCATGGCAAGGGCGTATCCGTTTTGCGCGGCAACAATAGCGACGGGGTCTGGTGGTTCAACAATTCTTACGCCGCGAGCGCATTGGCCATTCAGGACCTGACTTTCGCGCCGAATAACGGCGGCAATGCGGGCACGGCTCTGGAGGTTGACAATCCGGCGCTGCCGACCGATCCGGACCTGAGCACCCTCGAGATGCGGTCGGTCGATTTTCAGCCGACGGATTCGCTGGTCGATTACTTCCAGGTTCATGTCCGGGGTGCTTTCCTGCAAAACGCCCGCTTCGACGATGTGTTTATCCGCGGGGTG
It contains:
- a CDS encoding autotransporter-associated beta strand repeat-containing protein; the encoded protein is MKTFRRAVCAGVCLLAGVAQGQVVWDGDSGGAWTVGGNWVGGIAPEADDSLQFSGANVTNHNDFVAGTAFAGIDFAAGAGAFTLRGNSIALGGNIVNNSTTPQTIDLDMALGATRTVTTTAGDIIISGNLSGEGGLSKGNSGGTLTLAGTNSFTGRLWVQRDVVSIHELDGNGTDDIWMGTGYRSATLQYTGSGERTTRGIRFSSGAGQTHRIDQNGSGTLEFSGTLSQAWDSAGYTFALGGSGSGVYSGIIDDGTDPAGQITVLKDGRGVWTLMGTNRYLGGTMVNDGTLRIDGDNRAATGTVTVARAATLAGLGLIGGDVVLEGTLRPGGALPGTLSISGGLTSDSRSEVVFRIDDPTCFDRLAASGGVELNGQVTVSLDPGYSPAAGDTFDLVSGAISGTPVLELPALTEPGLAWDTSRFASHGEVSIIRDAGPDVRYAFWLGQDPSLSGPDTLASADPHGTGHSNLARYFFGGAPSADGLPVPPRIAVEGDEAVVRFVGLRSGSDAAEYKVLSSTNLVMDALEVDAELSAAIEDDPDQSGVLRPGDYVRRRFSIPVTQPGFFRIRAVDNLTDFAAPGQDLQLDTGTWTVDFPIPYSSSGGSLTVTGSGTLILSADNTHTGSTTVNGGTLLVDGDSSGATGDVHVASGAVLGGSGTLGGAVYLAEGARFRADATLSADAFSFGGFTVRDIDGLDPDPAPGTYPLITGNIDTQNIQTVGRENSVRIGDRRLWFELAPDALLYHVEMDIDVTAYGAVPDDGQDDAAAFEASLNDIISRGGGTLRVPPGNYDFASRRVIDLGGAAIEIRGHGKGVSVLRGNNSDGVWWFNNSYAASALAIQDLTFAPNNGGNAGTALEVDNPALPTDPDLSTLEMRSVDFQPTDSLVDYFQVHVRGAFLQNARFDDVFIRGVRGSEWDGDWKLAEYGFDLSDGDGAAFVNCYSKNNQYGFWLSRYRGAVVFDRSNAVQNHTGMRVAAPADAICTVDVLHCHINTFVRNLKIIRADRLSVLELASYVQNEIPNPDTFKDIVITDSTDVSILSCAFNQPFALNRVQIDLIGSTQGVLIQGNVFNGHYWNGTGNTVTVDMDAGVSDVDETQNLYPPEPQW